The following coding sequences are from one Chrysemys picta bellii isolate R12L10 unplaced genomic scaffold, ASM1138683v2 scaf991, whole genome shotgun sequence window:
- the LOC135979555 gene encoding maestro heat-like repeat-containing protein family member 7, translating into MLLDLVIPLLDRGDKKHRLTMMAFFVELLRYKEAKKLPHPDTLDRLEEWTKHPSPVFRSLGLRGLGILATQPGKVEQVKALLPAILWGSDEKDDGSILEAISAVQNLLQSLDGSERTSVARKLIPLLDAVSQGLLTCPSPARQCCDSGVVVVVYLT; encoded by the exons atgctgctggacctagtgatcccactcctcgacagaggtgataagaaacacaggctgaccatgatggccttctttgtagaa cttctgcgttacaaagaggccaagaagctcccacatccagacactttggaccgtctcgaggagtggacaaaacaccccagcccagttttccgttcacttggtctaagaggactcggcatcctggcaacccaaccagggaag gtggaacaagtcaaggccctgctgcctgccatcctttggggctcggatgagaaggatgatgggagtattctggaggccatctcagctgttcagaaccttctgcagagcctggatgggagtgagcgcaccagcgtggccaggaagctaatccccttactcgatgctgtaagtcaggggctcttgacctgcccatccccagccaggcagtgttgtgactctggagttgTAGTGGTGgtatatctgacctga